A genomic region of Metopolophium dirhodum isolate CAU chromosome 1, ASM1992520v1, whole genome shotgun sequence contains the following coding sequences:
- the LOC132934352 gene encoding uncharacterized protein LOC132934352, giving the protein MSIENIQNALLIFPPNSDFAKCKDIDAIQTELEILKEICKDLSLTMTTNFLSMIEKCEEVKHILPLANNICRLALTAPVSVATNERTFSKLKLIKNHLRSTMTDNRLDSLMLLSIEKDILDTVDVSKIATQWFNIKQRRIQF; this is encoded by the coding sequence ATGAGCattgaaaatatacaaaatgctTTGTTAATATTTCCTCCTAACAGTGATTTTGCAAAGTGCAAGGATATTGATGCCATTCAAACTGAATtggaaatattaaaagaaatatgcAAAGATTTGAGTTTAACTATGACAACAAATTTTCTCAGTATGATTGAAAAATGTGAAGAAGTTAAACATATCCTACCATTAGCTAATAATATTTGTCGATTAGCATTAACTGCACCGGTAAGTGTAGCTACTAATGAACGGACATTTAGCAAActtaaactgataaaaaatcatttaagatcTACAATGACAGACAATAGATTAGATTCCCTAATGCTGTTAAGTATTGAAAAAGATATTTTAGATACAGTTGATGTAAGTAAAATAGCAACTCAGTGGTTCAATATAAAACAAAgaagaattcaattttaa